In Methanobacteriaceae archaeon, the following are encoded in one genomic region:
- a CDS encoding aldo/keto reductase, whose product MNYRKIEINGDELSALGYGAMRLPTKNGRINKEEAKKLIYYAIDHGVNIIDTAYPYHGGASESFLGEILTDQYREKVKIMTKMPSWSVKKYEDMEKYLDIQLEKLQTDCIDYYLIHNISMVSLKRLKKLGVFEFLEDAREKGKIINIGFSFHSDLDSFKKIVDSYPWDVCLIQYNYMDEKNQAGAEGLKYAHSKGISIFIMEPLKGGILAGEIPDEAKKIWDESETKRNPADWALRWVLNHPEVTTVFSGMGTMNQVKENLKVADETLPYSLTEDELELYERVKEVYTNLMKVDCTGCGYCMPCPRGVDIPRCFNLYNNQYMFNKSQSFDYLFTLGGVFSGQEAYAGLCNGCGRCVKACPQDLKIPELLVDVSSELEGRGFKYKVKTAEYVIMPVFDAFISISDRFSRRSRS is encoded by the coding sequence ATGAATTACCGGAAAATTGAAATAAATGGCGACGAATTATCGGCACTGGGATACGGTGCCATGAGACTGCCCACTAAAAATGGCAGGATCAACAAAGAAGAGGCTAAGAAACTGATATATTACGCCATAGACCATGGAGTGAATATTATTGACACAGCCTACCCTTACCATGGTGGGGCCAGTGAATCCTTTTTAGGTGAAATTCTCACTGATCAATACCGGGAAAAGGTAAAGATTATGACTAAAATGCCCTCCTGGTCTGTCAAAAAATATGAAGATATGGAAAAATATCTGGATATTCAACTTGAAAAGCTCCAGACAGACTGCATTGACTATTACCTTATTCACAACATAAGTATGGTGAGCTTAAAAAGACTGAAAAAACTGGGAGTTTTTGAATTTTTAGAAGATGCTAGGGAGAAGGGGAAAATAATTAACATAGGTTTTTCATTTCATTCCGATTTAGACTCCTTTAAAAAAATTGTAGATTCATACCCGTGGGATGTTTGTCTCATTCAGTACAATTATATGGATGAAAAAAATCAGGCAGGTGCAGAAGGGTTAAAATACGCTCACTCCAAAGGAATAAGCATATTCATTATGGAACCTTTAAAAGGCGGGATTCTAGCCGGTGAAATTCCAGATGAGGCAAAAAAGATTTGGGATGAATCTGAAACCAAAAGAAACCCTGCTGACTGGGCACTCCGATGGGTCTTGAACCACCCCGAAGTTACCACTGTTTTTTCTGGAATGGGCACCATGAACCAGGTTAAAGAAAATTTAAAAGTTGCAGATGAAACTTTACCTTATTCATTAACTGAGGATGAATTAGAACTTTATGAACGGGTTAAAGAAGTCTATACCAATCTAATGAAAGTTGATTGTACTGGATGTGGCTACTGTATGCCTTGCCCCCGTGGAGTGGATATACCTCGCTGCTTTAACCTCTACAACAACCAGTACATGTTCAATAAAAGCCAATCCTTTGATTATCTTTTCACATTAGGAGGGGTTTTTTCCGGCCAGGAGGCCTATGCTGGACTTTGTAATGGTTGTGGAAGATGCGTGAAAGCATGCCCTCAGGATCTGAAGATACCTGAACTTTTAGTTGATGTTTCCAGTGAACTAGAAGGTCGTGGTTTTAAATATAAAGTTAAAACTGCTGAATATGTGATAATGCCAGTTTTTGATGCTTTTATTTCAATAAGCGATCGATTCTCCCGCAGATCTCGATCCTAA
- a CDS encoding TetR/AcrR family transcriptional regulator has protein sequence MKEKEQKILNSALSLFVEKGFHGTSTAEIARTAGVATGTLFHYFKTKEELIDQLYIYSKESILEEVQDDYDKAKPLKENVKSLWLKFVCLGIENPDKFSFIMSFHCSPYITSFTKERIEDKFFELFQIYKKGFEEGGIKETYDELLMDFFWGSIINTIMHFEKNPEKMTPENIDLSFELFWDGISK, from the coding sequence TTGAAGGAAAAGGAACAGAAAATACTCAACTCAGCCCTTTCACTCTTTGTGGAAAAGGGTTTTCATGGGACTTCCACTGCCGAAATTGCCAGGACAGCAGGGGTGGCCACTGGTACATTATTCCATTATTTTAAGACTAAAGAGGAACTCATAGACCAGCTATACATTTACTCCAAAGAAAGCATTCTAGAAGAAGTTCAAGATGATTATGACAAGGCAAAACCGCTTAAGGAAAATGTTAAATCTTTGTGGCTGAAATTCGTGTGTTTAGGTATTGAAAATCCTGATAAATTCAGTTTCATAATGTCTTTTCACTGCTCTCCATATATTACATCCTTTACCAAGGAGAGAATTGAGGATAAGTTCTTTGAACTCTTTCAGATTTACAAAAAAGGATTTGAAGAGGGGGGAATTAAAGAAACATACGATGAACTCCTCATGGATTTCTTCTGGGGAAGCATAATCAATACTATAATGCACTTTGAGAAAAATCCAGAGAAAATGACCCCAGAGAATATTGATCTTTCCTTTGAACTGTTCTGGGATGGAATTTCCAAATAG
- a CDS encoding AI-2E family transporter, with the protein MISHIKNLSSSTIIPIIALLTILSLAVLSPIITMVIFGAIMAYYVHYLACKIKPYVKYDTLAVLLGMFLIVIPIVLLLYLTTIQILSISGAIFGSVQQAANGNTTVNLDQINVALQNLGLSSSLSQSIASAIKSGIIQLISAVTNSLISMVSSIPGLAAQVLILIFSIFYFARDGHKIVRYVKDILPDEDKGFYREVLKGADDVLKSIIVGNIIPAAILGLLSGVVYYFLGYSYVILLAIVSGVAMFIPIIGPWIVYVAIGLFSILIGHTFQGVMVIFLGWIIETTTDFYIRPRISVQYSEVHPLVFLLGFIYGAVTMGLPGLFIGPLILGITYAALKVYRQEKVKEKLKT; encoded by the coding sequence ATGATTTCACATATAAAAAACCTGTCATCTTCAACCATAATCCCTATCATAGCACTTTTAACCATTCTATCATTGGCTGTATTATCACCAATAATCACTATGGTGATATTCGGGGCGATAATGGCATACTATGTTCATTACTTAGCTTGTAAAATCAAACCCTACGTTAAATACGATACTTTAGCAGTGCTACTGGGAATGTTCTTGATAGTCATACCCATAGTTCTACTATTATACTTAACTACTATTCAGATTTTAAGCATCTCTGGAGCGATATTCGGGTCTGTTCAACAGGCAGCTAATGGAAATACCACCGTGAATTTAGATCAGATCAATGTTGCCTTGCAAAATCTGGGTCTTTCATCCAGTCTATCTCAATCAATTGCCAGTGCTATCAAATCAGGCATAATACAACTCATATCTGCCGTAACCAATTCATTAATATCGATGGTGAGTTCAATACCAGGGTTAGCTGCTCAGGTGCTCATATTAATCTTTTCTATATTCTACTTTGCCAGAGACGGGCATAAAATAGTCAGATACGTAAAAGACATACTTCCAGATGAGGATAAGGGTTTCTACCGGGAGGTTTTAAAGGGTGCGGATGATGTCCTAAAAAGCATCATTGTGGGGAACATCATACCGGCTGCCATACTGGGATTGCTCTCAGGAGTGGTTTATTATTTCCTGGGATATTCTTACGTGATTTTACTGGCTATTGTAAGTGGTGTAGCCATGTTCATACCAATCATTGGGCCATGGATTGTTTATGTGGCAATAGGACTTTTCAGCATTCTCATTGGACACACCTTCCAGGGAGTGATGGTGATATTTTTAGGCTGGATCATTGAAACAACAACTGATTTCTACATTAGGCCAAGAATATCCGTACAGTACTCAGAAGTCCACCCCCTGGTCTTTCTACTGGGATTCATCTACGGGGCAGTCACTATGGGCCTTCCGGGCCTCTTCATAGGACCGCTAATTCTGGGGATTACCTATGCTGCATTAAAGGTTTACAGACAGGAAAAAGTTAAAGAAAAATTAAAAACCTAA
- a CDS encoding PAS domain S-box protein, translating into MAMFLFDLRGELVYANAAALELTGFDKTEDLREMNLFTSLIVPFEKDRLLDDSLIKIQTRIDSESMINPEYNPQAETEYIEGTVLVIDSAFLGQCQHNTLKKQYEELIASEEKYRRFFEDDLTGDFIATPEGKIMECNTAFAEIYGFSNCEEAVQTDISQFNPQDWKKLMESLQVEHKIRGHQALHQRPDGKQIHVISNVVAIFDESQNIIQVKGYIFDDTERKRAEDALRESEEKYRLLFDEDLTGNFIATPEGIVLECNPAFAEIHGFSNAQEVLGINISHFNQKDWSNLIGQLETQLKVEGYQSWLTRADGEKIHVVANVIGIFDDLNQLIKVKGYLYDDTERKRAEEDLIYSEEKYHLLFEEDLTGDFIATPEGNILECNPAFAEIYGFNSIENALKWNISQSNPFDWPYMITRLKNEGKILGFQSWQRRSDAMKIHVVANLVGIFNDSGELETVKGYVFDDTERKLAEDELERGRSKITRILDSIQDGFVAFNNLWDIIYVNPCASEYVRIDGDELLGQNLWQRFPELKGTIHEEKFRSAMYNHKVQHFETQGIINKDKWFDFSVYPSEDGISVYWRDITKRRSLEGDFKQKRKIRKSTS; encoded by the coding sequence CTGGCAATGTTTCTTTTTGATTTGAGGGGTGAACTGGTCTATGCAAATGCTGCTGCATTAGAATTAACTGGTTTTGATAAAACTGAAGATCTCCGGGAGATGAATCTGTTTACCAGTTTGATAGTTCCTTTTGAAAAGGATAGATTACTTGATGACAGTTTAATTAAAATTCAAACTCGTATTGATTCTGAAAGTATGATTAATCCTGAATACAATCCCCAGGCGGAAACAGAATATATAGAGGGTACAGTTTTAGTTATTGATTCTGCTTTTTTAGGACAGTGTCAGCACAACACTCTAAAAAAGCAATATGAAGAACTCATTGCTAGTGAAGAAAAATATCGTCGTTTTTTTGAAGATGATTTGACTGGAGATTTTATTGCAACGCCTGAAGGTAAAATAATGGAATGTAATACTGCTTTTGCTGAGATTTATGGATTTTCTAATTGTGAAGAAGCCGTCCAAACAGATATCTCCCAATTCAACCCTCAGGACTGGAAAAAACTAATGGAATCTTTGCAGGTTGAACACAAAATCAGGGGACACCAAGCGCTACATCAAAGGCCGGATGGAAAACAAATCCACGTCATAAGTAATGTGGTGGCAATATTCGATGAATCACAGAACATTATTCAAGTTAAAGGTTATATTTTCGATGACACGGAACGTAAAAGGGCTGAAGATGCTTTAAGGGAGAGTGAAGAAAAGTACCGGCTATTGTTTGACGAAGACTTAACTGGTAATTTTATTGCCACTCCTGAAGGAATAGTTTTGGAGTGTAACCCTGCATTCGCTGAAATCCACGGATTTTCTAATGCTCAAGAGGTGCTAGGGATTAATATCTCGCATTTCAACCAAAAGGACTGGTCTAATCTTATTGGTCAGCTTGAAACTCAGTTAAAAGTTGAAGGTTATCAAAGCTGGCTGACTCGTGCTGATGGTGAGAAAATTCATGTTGTAGCTAATGTTATTGGAATTTTTGACGATTTAAATCAACTAATTAAGGTAAAAGGCTATTTATATGATGATACAGAACGTAAAAGGGCTGAAGAAGATTTAATTTATAGTGAAGAAAAATATCATCTTCTTTTTGAAGAAGATTTAACTGGGGATTTTATTGCCACACCTGAAGGTAATATATTAGAGTGCAACCCTGCTTTTGCAGAAATCTATGGTTTCAATAGTATTGAAAACGCACTTAAGTGGAACATATCCCAATCAAACCCATTTGACTGGCCTTACATGATCACTAGGCTTAAAAATGAGGGAAAGATTCTGGGTTTCCAGAGCTGGCAGAGAAGATCTGATGCCATGAAAATTCATGTGGTAGCCAACCTTGTGGGTATTTTCAATGACTCCGGGGAACTCGAAACAGTAAAAGGTTACGTTTTTGATGATACTGAACGTAAGCTGGCTGAAGATGAACTAGAACGTGGTAGAAGTAAAATAACACGAATTTTAGATAGTATTCAGGATGGTTTTGTTGCTTTTAATAATTTATGGGATATTATTTATGTTAATCCTTGTGCATCAGAATATGTAAGAATAGATGGTGATGAACTGTTGGGTCAAAACCTGTGGCAACGATTTCCGGAACTTAAAGGAACCATACATGAGGAAAAATTCCGCTCGGCAATGTATAACCATAAAGTTCAGCATTTCGAAACTCAAGGTATAATAAATAAAGATAAATGGTTCGATTTCAGTGTGTATCCTTCAGAAGATGGAATATCAGTTTACTGGAGAGACATAACTAAACGCAGAAGTTTAGAAGGGGATTTCAAGCAAAAAAGGAAGATTAGAAAATCAACTTCATAA
- a CDS encoding universal stress protein: protein MVYKILLPTDGSKSSERAGEYAISEASLSGADIIVLNVIDMDYLNSLPQSDLREKLDEELLAEGKKAVEKFKTRIEKEQCKGNCKNVNLITMIKKGKPEEVILKTAKEENVDQIIMGKSGKHGLERFLMGSVTERVVRDSKIPVNIIA from the coding sequence ATGGTTTATAAAATATTATTACCCACAGATGGTTCGAAAAGCTCCGAGAGAGCTGGAGAATACGCTATCTCAGAAGCAAGTTTAAGTGGTGCTGACATAATCGTTTTAAATGTAATTGATATGGATTATTTGAATTCTTTACCACAAAGTGATTTAAGGGAAAAATTGGATGAAGAGCTACTTGCAGAAGGGAAAAAAGCTGTTGAAAAATTTAAAACTAGAATAGAAAAAGAGCAATGCAAGGGTAACTGTAAAAACGTTAACTTAATAACCATGATTAAAAAGGGAAAACCAGAAGAGGTTATATTAAAAACTGCTAAAGAAGAAAATGTAGATCAGATAATTATGGGAAAATCAGGTAAGCACGGATTGGAAAGGTTTTTGATGGGCAGTGTTACAGAACGGGTAGTTAGAGATTCCAAAATTCCAGTTAATATCATCGCATAA
- a CDS encoding DASS family sodium-coupled anion symporter encodes MPLAIIAFIVVMLIPMKGLSYPGHAALALLVFAIIMWASETVHLAVTSLIILFIQPIIGVESFNAAVIGFANPIIFLMIGGFIIAEAIRKSGLATRLTYTMLKKFGTTPDKSIFVAVFSTGILSAWIENVVAFAMLIPIIKEIIPLMGVNDPEKGKSNFAKAMVLGASYGSLAGGFGTEIGTAPNLMAAAYTNIPFANWMVFGFPLAIALMLVIWKLLGRIFKPEVSGIVGGMDTITTKMDSLGPMTKKEKTSLVILLFTIGLWVTTGITRLDSYSIALIGAVLFFIFKVIDWKDAQSGVDWGLIVFFGGALSLGAALLNTGAASWLITDIVSMMGTNPSAILITLVLMIVAVIITQVMSNIALSAILVPLSVTLAQAQGLSVGTYAVPVAIACSLSFMLPMADPTVAMAYGTGYVKIKEILKAGVPLVIIGIILTIIILISPLAKPALG; translated from the coding sequence ATGCCCCTGGCTATAATTGCTTTTATAGTCGTTATGCTGATTCCCATGAAAGGTTTAAGCTATCCGGGTCATGCCGCACTTGCTCTACTTGTGTTCGCTATTATAATGTGGGCTTCTGAAACTGTTCATCTGGCTGTTACTTCTTTAATCATACTTTTCATCCAGCCCATAATTGGTGTTGAAAGCTTTAATGCGGCTGTAATTGGTTTTGCAAACCCTATAATATTTCTTATGATTGGTGGTTTCATTATTGCCGAAGCAATCAGAAAGAGTGGACTGGCAACCCGTCTGACCTACACCATGCTTAAAAAGTTTGGTACCACCCCTGATAAAAGTATCTTCGTGGCTGTTTTTTCCACAGGAATTTTATCAGCATGGATAGAAAACGTGGTGGCATTTGCAATGCTCATCCCCATTATAAAGGAAATCATTCCTTTAATGGGTGTAAATGACCCTGAGAAGGGTAAAAGTAACTTTGCAAAAGCCATGGTGCTTGGTGCTTCCTACGGTTCCCTTGCCGGTGGCTTCGGTACAGAGATAGGTACTGCCCCCAACCTGATGGCTGCAGCATACACCAACATCCCCTTTGCCAACTGGATGGTCTTTGGATTCCCCCTGGCCATTGCCTTGATGCTGGTAATCTGGAAACTACTGGGCAGAATATTCAAACCAGAAGTAAGTGGGATTGTGGGTGGAATGGATACCATAACCACTAAAATGGATTCATTGGGCCCCATGACTAAAAAGGAAAAAACTTCATTAGTTATACTATTGTTTACTATTGGATTGTGGGTTACCACAGGTATTACCAGGCTGGACAGTTATTCCATAGCTTTAATAGGTGCTGTGCTCTTCTTCATTTTCAAAGTTATTGACTGGAAAGATGCCCAGAGCGGTGTTGACTGGGGATTAATAGTCTTTTTTGGAGGAGCTTTAAGCCTTGGAGCTGCTTTACTGAATACTGGTGCAGCAAGCTGGCTCATAACCGATATTGTGAGTATGATGGGAACTAATCCCTCAGCCATTCTTATTACCTTGGTTCTGATGATAGTTGCAGTTATCATAACCCAAGTCATGTCCAACATTGCACTTTCAGCAATACTAGTGCCCTTATCAGTAACACTGGCCCAGGCGCAGGGACTGTCTGTAGGTACCTACGCAGTGCCAGTTGCCATTGCCTGTTCATTATCATTCATGCTCCCCATGGCTGATCCAACTGTGGCTATGGCCTATGGGACGGGGTATGTGAAGATCAAGGAGATATTAAAAGCAGGAGTTCCCCTGGTGATTATTGGAATTATACTGACCATTATAATTCTAATTAGTCCCCTTGCAAAACCAGCCCTGGGATAA
- a CDS encoding TrkA family potassium uptake protein: MYVVVMGGGRVGLNLASFLIADGHDVTLIENDEGLCTNAAAELDALVICGNGTDTKTLEEANVASADVFVAATGNDEANLLACILVRECKIPKIIARVSDPSHADAFRKVGIDSVISPEITAASYLEKLIIRPKIADLVVMGKGDAELLDFNLENEKMVGKKIGEVSPTEDFIIVAVYENGDITIPKPDVVLKKGMKVSILVKTNAAREVMKKFTK, from the coding sequence ATGTACGTGGTTGTAATGGGCGGTGGGCGAGTTGGGTTGAACCTGGCTTCTTTTTTAATTGCTGATGGTCATGATGTTACTCTAATAGAAAATGATGAAGGTTTATGCACCAATGCAGCAGCAGAATTAGATGCCTTGGTTATCTGTGGTAACGGTACTGACACAAAAACCCTGGAAGAAGCCAATGTAGCCAGTGCAGATGTTTTTGTGGCTGCAACTGGAAATGATGAAGCTAATCTACTGGCATGTATCCTAGTTAGAGAGTGTAAAATCCCCAAGATCATTGCCCGGGTGAGTGACCCCAGCCATGCTGATGCATTCCGTAAAGTGGGTATTGATTCTGTTATCAGTCCGGAGATCACTGCAGCCAGTTACCTGGAGAAACTTATTATCAGACCTAAAATTGCAGATCTGGTGGTCATGGGTAAAGGTGATGCAGAACTACTTGATTTTAACCTGGAAAACGAAAAGATGGTTGGTAAAAAAATAGGTGAGGTCAGTCCCACCGAAGACTTCATCATAGTTGCTGTATATGAAAACGGAGATATAACCATTCCCAAACCTGACGTAGTCCTAAAAAAAGGCATGAAAGTCTCTATTCTTGTAAAAACCAATGCCGCTCGGGAAGTTATGAAAAAATTCACCAAGTGA
- a CDS encoding class I SAM-dependent methyltransferase → MTLSDNTTPHLARNYDTDIGCTIPYYQSFHQETVNIIKALGIKPKIWLDTGCGTGSLIKRAIEEFPQTCFIMGDPSQDMLIEAKEKLSKYPPDRLKFLESSTQQLSPKKCQKADVITAIQSHHYLSPEDRKNAENTCYELLNDNGVFITFENIRPATAAGIKIGKENWRNFQISCGRDEQVVDDHLKRFNKEYFPITVEDHISLLKEVGFKVVELLWFSYMQAGFYAIK, encoded by the coding sequence ATGACCCTGAGCGATAATACCACTCCTCATTTGGCCAGGAATTATGATACAGATATAGGTTGCACCATTCCTTACTATCAATCATTTCACCAAGAAACAGTAAATATCATAAAGGCCCTTGGAATTAAACCGAAGATTTGGTTAGATACGGGTTGCGGAACAGGTTCTTTGATTAAAAGGGCAATAGAAGAGTTCCCCCAAACTTGTTTCATTATGGGAGACCCATCTCAAGATATGTTAATTGAGGCCAAAGAAAAACTTTCAAAATATCCCCCTGATAGACTGAAATTCCTGGAATCATCTACCCAGCAACTATCCCCAAAAAAATGTCAAAAGGCAGATGTGATCACTGCCATCCAATCACACCATTATCTATCACCTGAAGATAGGAAAAACGCTGAAAATACCTGTTATGAACTTTTAAATGATAATGGAGTTTTCATAACCTTTGAAAACATCCGCCCAGCCACTGCAGCAGGCATTAAAATTGGGAAAGAAAACTGGAGAAATTTCCAAATATCGTGTGGCCGGGATGAACAGGTAGTTGATGATCATTTAAAAAGGTTTAATAAGGAATACTTCCCCATAACCGTGGAAGATCATATTTCACTTTTAAAAGAAGTCGGTTTTAAGGTGGTGGAACTTTTATGGTTTTCCTACATGCAAGCTGGGTTTTATGCCATAAAATAG
- a CDS encoding TIGR00288 family NYN domain-containing protein, producing MRNLEKLSSFKEYIPRMKESGEKRVALLVDGPNMLRKEFGFDLDEVQKLLVDYGKVKVGKVFLNQYASDKLIEAIVNQGFSPIIVAGDIDVQMAVEAFEAIHNPNVDVVALMTRNTDFLPLLNIAKENGKETLVIGAEPGFSIALKNSADNTIILKKEQHQAHGAV from the coding sequence ATGCGTAACCTTGAAAAATTAAGTTCATTCAAAGAATACATTCCAAGAATGAAGGAGTCTGGTGAAAAAAGAGTAGCTTTATTAGTAGACGGCCCAAATATGCTACGAAAAGAATTTGGCTTTGATCTTGATGAAGTTCAGAAATTACTGGTAGATTATGGTAAAGTAAAGGTTGGTAAAGTCTTCTTAAACCAGTATGCATCAGATAAACTTATTGAAGCCATAGTCAACCAAGGTTTTTCACCCATAATTGTGGCCGGAGATATTGATGTTCAAATGGCAGTTGAGGCCTTTGAAGCCATTCACAACCCTAATGTTGATGTTGTGGCATTGATGACTCGTAACACAGACTTCTTACCCCTGTTAAACATTGCCAAAGAAAATGGTAAGGAAACTTTGGTTATTGGTGCTGAACCTGGTTTCAGTATTGCACTGAAAAATTCAGCAGATAACACCATAATCCTGAAAAAAGAACAGCATCAAGCTCATGGAGCAGTTTAA
- a CDS encoding DUF1211 domain-containing protein — protein MSNRTNTLNLWMTTSRIETLVDGIFSIAMTLLVLSIGVPDIPYHLSEAAFQEQIWVLWPKLMCYALSFWILAGFWRNNHQQFQSIQRSNPTLITINVFWLLFIALMPFSTEIIAEYGGAYLTANIIFQMNLFIAGFIYILNWQYAVRKGLVDENIDKKTLKLINISNLFLPVLSLLAMVLAYYVMAWSNLIYLIHPILKKS, from the coding sequence ATGTCTAATCGGACTAATACTCTTAATTTATGGATGACCACCAGCCGAATTGAAACACTGGTGGATGGTATATTTTCCATTGCCATGACACTTCTGGTTTTAAGCATTGGAGTTCCAGACATCCCCTATCACCTAAGTGAAGCAGCATTCCAAGAACAGATCTGGGTATTATGGCCTAAACTTATGTGTTATGCCCTTTCTTTCTGGATACTTGCTGGGTTCTGGCGAAATAATCATCAGCAGTTTCAATCTATCCAGCGTTCCAACCCAACTTTAATAACCATAAACGTGTTCTGGTTACTTTTCATAGCTCTTATGCCCTTTTCCACCGAGATAATAGCAGAATATGGTGGAGCTTATCTAACTGCTAACATAATTTTCCAGATGAATCTCTTCATTGCAGGGTTCATCTATATTCTAAACTGGCAATACGCCGTTAGAAAGGGATTGGTTGATGAAAATATAGATAAGAAAACCTTAAAATTGATTAATATTTCGAACCTATTTTTACCAGTACTGTCTCTTTTAGCAATGGTATTAGCTTATTATGTTATGGCATGGAGTAATTTGATATATTTAATACACCCTATTTTAAAAAAATCATAG
- a CDS encoding CDP-alcohol phosphatidyltransferase family protein codes for MLKKSQIPSSITLIRLFIAPVIFYTILADEYILSAVLLIFAGFTDFLDGYLARKLDAASDKGAYLDVIIDFIMIIASFVAFVLKSWYDPLIVMLIITMFLIFIGTSSLKKPVYDPIGKYLGAYLMFMILFSLLFPLNLIREILLAILIVVCITSIISRFFRLFILNLRN; via the coding sequence ATGCTTAAAAAATCCCAAATTCCATCTTCAATTACCCTGATAAGATTGTTCATTGCACCTGTGATTTTTTACACCATTCTAGCTGATGAATACATTTTATCAGCAGTGTTACTAATTTTTGCAGGGTTTACAGACTTCCTCGATGGTTATCTGGCAAGAAAGCTGGATGCAGCCTCAGATAAAGGAGCTTATCTAGATGTGATCATTGACTTTATAATGATAATTGCAAGTTTTGTGGCATTTGTCCTTAAAAGCTGGTATGACCCCCTTATTGTCATGTTGATCATCACCATGTTCCTTATTTTTATTGGAACATCCAGTCTTAAAAAACCAGTTTACGACCCGATTGGCAAGTATTTAGGCGCATATCTTATGTTTATGATCTTATTTTCTCTATTATTCCCTTTAAACCTAATAAGAGAAATTTTGTTAGCAATTCTTATTGTTGTGTGTATTACGTCAATTATAAGCAGGTTTTTTCGTCTTTTCATTTTAAATTTAAGAAATTAG